One genomic region from Gossypium hirsutum isolate 1008001.06 chromosome D13, Gossypium_hirsutum_v2.1, whole genome shotgun sequence encodes:
- the LOC107941254 gene encoding kinesin-like protein KIN-12C isoform X2 — protein MEKGNRQVVVSALQFACTDDVPTNLATVESCSLETLSTLKFAQLAKFIKNNAVVNEDASGDVVAMRLQIQQLKLMDINESPLNVLLNPAINPTQKDLPVTIYESVLGSFNNLYSSSLFFGTWKLAI, from the exons atggagaagggaaaCAGGCAAGTAGTTGTTTCAGCATTGCAATTCGCTTGCACCGACGATGTGCCCACCAATCTCGCCACTGTCgaaag TTGTTCATTGGAGACGCTAAGTACATTGAAGTTTGCACAGCTGGCTAAATTTATTAAGAACAAT GCAGTGGTAAATGAAGATGCATCTGGAGATGTTGTTGCTATGAGACTGCAAATTCAACAGCTGAAG TTGATGGATATTAATGAAAGTCCTCTCAATGTGCTTCTCAATCCTGCAATCAATCCCACGCAAAAAGATCTTCCAGTCACCATTTATGAAAGTG TTTTAGGTAGCTTTAATAACCTTTACAGTTCCTCATTATTCTTTGGAACTTGGAAATTGGCAATCTAA
- the LOC107941254 gene encoding kinesin-like protein KIF15 isoform X3, giving the protein MEKGNRQVVVSALQFACTDDVPTNLATVESCSLETLSTLKFAQLAKFIKNNAVVNEDASGDVVAMRLQIQQLKLMDINESPLNVLLNPAINPTQKDLPVTIYESEKFSKNTEQSRRETFNVLFGG; this is encoded by the exons atggagaagggaaaCAGGCAAGTAGTTGTTTCAGCATTGCAATTCGCTTGCACCGACGATGTGCCCACCAATCTCGCCACTGTCgaaag TTGTTCATTGGAGACGCTAAGTACATTGAAGTTTGCACAGCTGGCTAAATTTATTAAGAACAAT GCAGTGGTAAATGAAGATGCATCTGGAGATGTTGTTGCTATGAGACTGCAAATTCAACAGCTGAAG TTGATGGATATTAATGAAAGTCCTCTCAATGTGCTTCTCAATCCTGCAATCAATCCCACGCAAAAAGATCTTCCAGTCACCATTTATGAAAGTG AAAAATTTAGTAAGAATACAGAACAAAGCAGGCGAGAGACATTCAATGTACTGTTTGGTGGCTAG
- the LOC107941254 gene encoding uncharacterized protein isoform X1, whose amino-acid sequence MEKGNRQVVVSALQFACTDDVPTNLATVESCSLETLSTLKFAQLAKFIKNNAVVNEDASGDVVAMRLQIQQLKLMDINESPLNVLLNPAINPTQKDLPVTIYESEVITSAEFHPAHCNMLAYSSSKKNLVRIQNKAGERHSMYCLVASKQMVGIFLTIWMRIELRDHVKNIHCFFLVHCLLKYSFSKHSLFTERILHSFAYNF is encoded by the exons atggagaagggaaaCAGGCAAGTAGTTGTTTCAGCATTGCAATTCGCTTGCACCGACGATGTGCCCACCAATCTCGCCACTGTCgaaag TTGTTCATTGGAGACGCTAAGTACATTGAAGTTTGCACAGCTGGCTAAATTTATTAAGAACAAT GCAGTGGTAAATGAAGATGCATCTGGAGATGTTGTTGCTATGAGACTGCAAATTCAACAGCTGAAG TTGATGGATATTAATGAAAGTCCTCTCAATGTGCTTCTCAATCCTGCAATCAATCCCACGCAAAAAGATCTTCCAGTCACCATTTATGAAAGTG AGGTTATAACATCAGCAGAGTTTCACCCTGCCCACTGTAATATGCTAGCATATAGTAGTTCAAAG AAAAATTTAGTAAGAATACAGAACAAAGCAGGCGAGAGACATTCAATGTACTGTTTGGTGGCTAGTAAGCAAATGGTTGGCATATTTCTCACAATTTGGATGAGAATTGAATTGAGAGATCATGttaaaaacattcattgttttttCCTTGTTCATTGTTTACTGAAATATTCTTTCAGTAAACATTCATTGTTTACTGAAAGAATATTACACTCTTTTGCTTATAATTTCTGA
- the LOC107941254 gene encoding kinesin-like protein KIN-12C isoform X4, whose translation MEKGNRQVVVSALQFACTDDVPTNLATVESCSLETLSTLKFAQLAKFIKNNAVVNEDASGDVVAMRLQIQQLKLMDINESPLNVLLNPAINPTQKDLPVTIYESEVITSAEFHPAH comes from the exons atggagaagggaaaCAGGCAAGTAGTTGTTTCAGCATTGCAATTCGCTTGCACCGACGATGTGCCCACCAATCTCGCCACTGTCgaaag TTGTTCATTGGAGACGCTAAGTACATTGAAGTTTGCACAGCTGGCTAAATTTATTAAGAACAAT GCAGTGGTAAATGAAGATGCATCTGGAGATGTTGTTGCTATGAGACTGCAAATTCAACAGCTGAAG TTGATGGATATTAATGAAAGTCCTCTCAATGTGCTTCTCAATCCTGCAATCAATCCCACGCAAAAAGATCTTCCAGTCACCATTTATGAAAGTG AGGTTATAACATCAGCAGAGTTTCACCCTGCCCACT AA
- the LOC107941254 gene encoding kinesin-like protein KIN-12A isoform X5 — protein sequence MEKGNRQVVVSALQFACTDDVPTNLATVESCSLETLSTLKFAQLAKFIKNNAVVNEDASGDVVAMRLQIQQLKLMDINESPLNVLLNPAINPTQKDLPVTIYESGTHSLKISCSFR from the exons atggagaagggaaaCAGGCAAGTAGTTGTTTCAGCATTGCAATTCGCTTGCACCGACGATGTGCCCACCAATCTCGCCACTGTCgaaag TTGTTCATTGGAGACGCTAAGTACATTGAAGTTTGCACAGCTGGCTAAATTTATTAAGAACAAT GCAGTGGTAAATGAAGATGCATCTGGAGATGTTGTTGCTATGAGACTGCAAATTCAACAGCTGAAG TTGATGGATATTAATGAAAGTCCTCTCAATGTGCTTCTCAATCCTGCAATCAATCCCACGCAAAAAGATCTTCCAGTCACCATTTATGAAAGTG GAACACACTCGCTGAAAATCTCGTGCAGTTTTAGGTAG